The following coding sequences are from one Musa acuminata AAA Group cultivar baxijiao chromosome BXJ1-6, Cavendish_Baxijiao_AAA, whole genome shotgun sequence window:
- the LOC135676601 gene encoding L-type lectin-domain containing receptor kinase S.1-like, protein MWGPMHRPTPATHQKTSIDHSTNKNKQQQIKLQASGDLQIMAASIHHYLLLFLFSLSLPFASAINFLFNSFSAVSNLTLVDDARVEDSVLRLTNDSNYYSIGRAFYPDRLRLASGPGQALSSFSTSFVFSILPEIDSSPGFGLAFVLSNSTSPPGALSGQYFGVFSNATRQFPAPLLVVEFDAGRNPEFNDQDGNHVGVDLNFVESAVTHTAGFYRANGSSTEPEFVPLDMRSGRNIRAWIDFHGPLFQINVTVAPAQEPRPRWPLISYTDPVIANYVSPEMYAGFSASKVKWVEAQRVLAWSLSDTGAAARELNTSNLPVFLPPSPPSSSSTSVGLIAGVASACLAIAFLCVLGLYYHCRRRGKARIRKEEEEEEWESKYWPRRFNYEDLWSATNGFCKERLLGFGGFGKVYRGVLPASISRGADSGGGSAAREAEMEEVAVKCVSHDSKQGLREFMAEISSMGRLQHRSLVHMKGWCRKGNELMLVYEYMPNGNLSQWLFSDAEHRPALAWPARRRVLVDVAEGLLYLHQGWEQVVLHRDVKSANILLDGDMRGRLGDFGLAKLYERGAAPCSTRVVGTLGYLAPEMAVASAPTAASDVYSFGVVVLEVACGRRPIERAERVEDDDWVLVDWVKEVHAEGQLAEAADKRMEFPVAEMELVLKLGLACCHPDPEQRPSMKEVVELLLAAESVGTPVAERNAQQSS, encoded by the coding sequence ATGTGGGGCCCTATGCACAGACCGACCCCCGCAACTCATCAAAAGACGTCTATCGACCACTCCACGAACAAAAACAAGCAGCAGCAGATAAAGCTGCAGGCGAGCGGCGATCTACAGATCATGGCTGCTTCCATCCACCActacctcctcctcttcctcttcagccTCAGCCTCCCCTTCGCCTCCGCCATCAACTTCCTCTTCAACTCCTTCTCCGCCGTCTCCAACCTCACCCTCGTCGACGACGCCCGCGTCGAAGACTCCGTCCTCCGCCTCACCAACGACTCCAATTACTACTCCATCGGCCGGGCCTTTTACCCCGACCGCCTCCGCTTGGCCTCAGGCCCCGGCCAAGCCCTCtcctcattctccacctccttCGTCTTCTCCATCCTCCCCGAGATCGACAGCAGCCCTGGGTTCGGCCTCGCCTTCGTCCTCTCTAACTCCACCTCCCCGCCCGGTGCTCTCTCCGGCCAGTACTTTGGCGTCTTCTCCAACGCCACCCGCCAGTTCCCGGCGCCGCTCCTCGTCGTCGAGTTCGATGCCGGGCGGAACCCGGAGTTCAACGACCAGGATGGCAACCACGTCGGCGTCGACCTCAACTTCGTCGAGTCCGCCGTCACCCACACCGCCGGGTTCTACCGGGCCAACGGATCGTCGACGGAGCCCGAGTTCGTGCCGCTCGACATGCGATCCGGGCGGAACATCCGGGCGTGGATCGATTTCCACGGCCCTCTGTTCCAGATCAATGTCACCGTGGCGCCGGCCCAGGAACCACGGCCGCGGTGGCCGCTGATATCCTACACCGATCCCGTGATCGCCAACTACGTGTCGCCTGAGATGTACGCTGGGTTCTCGGCGTCGAAGGTGAAGTGGGTGGAGGCGCAACGGGTGTTGGCCTGGAGCCTCAGCGACACCGGCGCTGCGGCCAGGGAGCTCAACACCTCCAATTTGCCCGTTTTCTTGCCGCCGTCGCCGCCATCGTCTTCCTCAACCTCTGTAGGACTTATAGCCGGCGTCGCCTCTGCCTGCCTCGCCATCGCCTTCCTTTGCGTCTTGGGACTGTACTACCACTGTAGGAGGAGGGGAAAGGCGAGAATCcgcaaagaggaggaagaagaggagtggGAATCGAAGTACTGGCCAAGGAGGTTCAACTACGAGGACCTTTGGAGTGCTACCAATGGGTTCTGTAAGGAGCGGTTGTTGGGCTTCGGTGGCTTCGGCAAGGTCTACAGGGGAGTCCTCCCTGCCTCGATCTCCCGCGGAGCCGATAGCGGCGGAGGAAGTGCAGCAAGGGAGGCGGAGATGGAGGAGGTGGCGGTGAAGTGCGTGTCACACGACTCGAAGCAGGGGCTGAGGGAGTTCATGGCGGAGATATCAAGCATGGGGCGGCTGCAGCACCGGAGCCTGGTCCACATGAAGGGCTGGTGCCGCAAAGGGAACGAGCTGAtgctggtgtacgagtacatgcccAACGGCAACCTCAGCCAGTGGCTCTTCTCCGACGCAGAGCACCGGCCAGCGCTGGCCTGGCCGGCGCGGCGGCGGGTGCTGGTGGACGTGGCGGAGGGGCTGCTGTATCTCCACCAGGGGTGGGAGCAGGTGGTGCTCCACCGGGACGTGAAGAGCGCCAACATACTACTCGACGGCGACATGCGGGGGCGCCTCGGCGACTTCGGGCTCGCCAAGCTCTACGAACGCGGCGCCGCGCCGTGCAGCACCAGGGTGGTGGGGACGCTGGGCTACCTGGCGCCGGAGATGGCGGTGGCGTCGGCGCCCACGGCGGCGAgcgacgtgtacagcttcggggTAGTGGTGCTGGAGGTAGCGTGCGGGAGGCGGCCCATCGAGAGGGCGGAGCGCGTGGAGGACGACGACTGGGTGCTGGTGGACTGGGTGAAGGAGGTACACGCGGAGGGGCAACTGGCGGAGGCGGCGGACAAGAGGATGGAGTTCCCGGTGGCGGAAATGGAACTGGTGCTGAAGCTGGGGCTGGCGTGCTGCCACCCGGATCCGGAGCAGCGGCCGAGCATGAAGGAGGTGGTGGAGCTGTTACTGGCTGCAGAGTCTGTCGGAACTCCTGTAGCCGAGCGCAATGCCCAGCAAAGCTCATAG